One stretch of Malus domestica chromosome 14, GDT2T_hap1 DNA includes these proteins:
- the LOC103431026 gene encoding villin-3-like codes for MSSSAKALDPAFQGAGQRVGTEIWRIEDFQPVPLPKSEHGKFYMGDSYIVLQTTQNKGGAYLYDIHFWIGKDTSQDEAGTAAIKTVELDAVLGGRAVQHREIQGHESDKFLSYFKPCIIPLEGGVASGFKKAEEEEFETRLYTCKGKRVVRLKQVPFARSSLNHDDVFILDTQNKIFQFNGANSNIQERAKALEVIQFLKEKYHDGTCDVAIVDDGKLDTESDSGEFWVLMGGFAPIAKKVTTEDDVVPEATPAILYSITDGEVKTVEGELSKSLLENNKCYLLDCGSEVFVWVGRVTQVEDRKSASQAAEEFLASQNRPKSTRITRVIQGYETHSFKSNFDSWPLGSATSGTEEGRGKVAALLKQQGVGLKGIAKGAPVNEEVPPLLEGGGKMEVWCINGGAKTPLSKEDIGKFYSGDCYIILYTYHSGDRKEDYFLCCWFGKDSVEEDQKTAAHLASTISNSLKGRPVQGHIFQGKEPPQLVALFQPMVVLKGGLSSGYKKSVEEKGLMDETYTADCVALFRLSGTSVHNNKAVQVDAVATSLNSTECFILQSGSSMFAWIGNQCTIEQQQLAAKLAEFLKPGVTLKHAKEGTESSSFWFALGGKQSYNSNKVSQEIVRDPHLFTFSFNRGKFQVEEIYNFTQDDLLTEDILILDTHAEVFVWVGQCVDSKEKQNAFEIGKKYIALAASLEGLAPNVPLYKVTEGSEPRFFTTYFSWDLSKATVQGNSFLKKVSILFGIGHAMEDKPTGNQGGPRQRAEALAALSSAFNPSSGKSPLTGQDKSNGSSEGPRQRAEALAALSSAFNSSSGNKPSLPKPSASGRGSQRAAAVAALSNVLTAEKSRLTPDASPLQSPPSETSVSEGPQELPEVKETGEAAPVSEGSEEDSEQKTLQDESDSERSRSTFSYDQLRAKSDNPVTGIDFKRRETYLSDEEFQTIFGMPKDAFYRLPKWKQDMQKRKADLF; via the exons ATGTCTAGCTCTGCAAAAGCTTTGGATCCTGCTTTTCAGGGAGCAGGTCAAAGAGT AGGGACTGAAATTTGGCGGATTGAGGACTTCCAACCAGTTCCTTTGCCAAAATCTGAACATGGAAAATTCTATATGGGGGATTCTTATATTGTCTTGCAG acaacacaaaacaaaggggGTGCTTATCTTTATGACATACACTTCTGGATTGGGAAAGATACAAGTCAG GATGAAGCTGGGACAGCAGCTATTAAGACCGTTGAACTAGACGCAGTTCTTGGAGGACGTGCAGTGCAACATAGAGAAATTCAAGGCCATGAATCTGACAAATTTTTGTCATATTTCAAACCTTGTATTATACCATTGGAGGGGGGTGTTGCTTCTGGATTTAAAAAGGCTGAGGAAGAGGAATTTGAAACTCGGTTGTATACCTGCAAAGGAAAACGAGTTGTCAGATTGAAGCAG GTTCCTTTTGCGCGTTCCTCactgaatcatgatgatgtgttCATCCTGGACACTCAAAACAAGATCTTTCAGTTCAACGGAGCAAATTCTAATATTCAGGAGAGGGCAAAGGCTTTGGAAGTAATCCAGTTTTTGAAAGAAAAGTATCATGATGGAACCTGTGATGTTGCAATAGTTG ATGATGGGAAGCTTGATACAGAGTCCGATTCTGGTGAGTTTTGGGTCCTAATGGGTGGTTTTGCTCCAATTGCAAAGAAGGTAACCACTGAAGATGATGTGGTTCCAGAAGCTACTCCTGCTATACTGTATAG CATAACTGACGGTGAAGTGAAGACTGTAGAAGGTGAACTATCCAAATCCTTGCTTGAAAACAACAAATGCTACTTACTGGACTGTGGTTCAGAGGTATTTGTATGGGTCGGCCGGGTGACACAAGTGGAGGACAGAAAATCTGCAAGCCAAGCAGCTGAG GAATTTCTTGCTAGTCAGAATAGACCAAAGTCAACACGAATAACCCGGGTTATTCAAGGTTATGAGACACATTCATTCAAGTCCAACTTCGATTCTTGGCCATTAGGATCAGCAACTTCTGGTACTgaggaaggaagaggaaaagTAGCAG CTTTGCTGAAGCAACAAGGTGTTGGTTTAAAGGGCATTGCAAAAGGTGCTCCCGTAAATGAGGAGGTCCCACCTTTGCTAGAAGGAGGTGGAAAGATGGAG GTATGGTGTATCAATGGTGGTGCCAAGACTCCTTTGTCTAAGGAGGATATTGGTAAATTTTACAGTGGAGATTGCTATATCATTCTCTATACTTACCACTCTGGTGATAGAAAAGAAGATTACTTTTTGTGCTGTTGGTTTGGAAAGGATAGTGTTGAG GAGGACCAGAAAACTGCTGCTCATTTGGCTAGCACAATTTCCAACTCGCTGAAGGGAAGACCAGTGCAG GGTCACATATTTCAAGGTAAAGAGCCACCACAGTTAGTAGCACTTTTCCAGCCTATGGTGGTCCTGAAG GGTGGCTTGAGCTCTGGCTATAAGAAATCGGTTGAGGAGAAAGGTCTGATGGACGAAACGTATACAGCAGATTGTGTGGCACTCTTTCGGTTATCTGGAACTTCTGTTCATAACAATAAAGCAGTGCAAGTTGATGCG GTGGCAACATCGTTGAACTCTACTGAGTGCTTCATTCTGCAATCTGGGTCCTCAATGTTTGCCTGGATTGGAAATCAATGCACCATTGAGCAGCAACAGTTAGCAGCAAAACTTGCAGAGTTTTTGAAG CCAGGAGTTACTTTAAAACATGCTAAAGAGGGAACTGAGAGCTCATCCTTCTGGTTTGCTCTAGGAGGGAAGCAAAGTTACAACAGCAATAAAGTTTCTCAGGAGATTGTCAGAGATCCCCACCTGTTCACATTCTCGTTCAACAGAG GAAAGTTTCAG GTAGAGGAAATTTACAACTTCACTCAAGATGATCTGCTGACAGAGGATATCCTTATACTTGATACGCATGCCGAAGTGTTTGTTTGGGTTGGTCAATGTGTAGACTCGAAAGAAAAgcaaaatgcttttgaaattgGCAAG AAATACATAGCGCTGGCAGCATCTCTGGAGGGGTTGGCTCCTAATGTACCATTATACAAAGTTACTGAAGGAAGTGAACCTCGCTTCTTTACAACATACTTTTCATGGGATCTTTCAAAAGCCACT GTTCAAGGAAACTCATTCCTGAAGAAGGTGTCAATACTCTTTGGAATTGGCCATGCTATGGAG GACAAGCCCACTGGGAATCAAGGAGGACCAAGGCAAAGAGCTGAAGCCTTAGCTGCTTTATCATCTGCATTCAATCCATCCTCTGGAAAGTCACCCCTAAcg GGCCAGGATAAGTCCAATGGATCGAGTGAAGGACCGAGGCAAAGAGCAGAAGCTTTAGCCGCTTTATCTTCTGCATTTAATTCATCCTCTGGAAACAAGCCTTCTCTTCCCAAGCCGTCTGCTTCAGGTCGAGGATCACAAAGAGCTGCAGCAGTTGCTGCGctttcaaatgttcttacagcTGAAAAGAGTAGGTTAACACCGGATGCTTCTCCTTTGCAAAGCCCTCCCTCAGAAACTAGTGTTTCTG AAGGTCCTCAGGAACTTCCTGAAGTCAAGGAGACAGGTGAAGCTGCACCTGTTTCCGAAGGCAGTGAGGAGGATTCAGAACAAAAGACACTGCAGGACGAGAGTGATAGTGAACGTAGTCGCAGTACTTTCAGTTATGACCAACTGAGGGCTAAATCCGACAATCCTGTAACCGGCATTGATTTTAAGAGAAGAGAG ACCTATCTCTCTGATGAGGAGTTTCAGACCATATTTGGGATGCCGAAAGATGCTTTCTATCGACTGCCAAAGTGGAAGCAAGACATGCAGAAGAGGAAAGCTGATTTATTCTAG
- the LOC139191139 gene encoding uncharacterized mitochondrial protein AtMg00810-like, whose translation MCSYMANFRRRFTCLNHPQYPHDVCRLIKALYGLKQVPRAWFTRFSSFLSSYGFVQSRADNSLFTFKCGTHIIVLLLYVDDIVLTGSDPTLLQDFIQALGSVFDLKDLGHLHYFLGIQVQTTTTDVHLSQTKYAYDSLKRANMVDCKPCSTPVAAKTSLSANDGPLLSSPIEFQALVGCLQYLTLTQLDISFAVNNVAQFMASPHQPHLLAIKRILQYIKGSITHGLLLHSQPVHSRILTYSDVDWAGCVDTHRSTTGYLIYHGSNLLSWCSKKQPMVSKSSAKSKYRALSRACAETIWLSYMFSELGIATQFPIHLYCNNVNTTYMAANPVFHARTRHIELDYNFIRERVALGSHQVRFRPSVNQPADLLTKGLLKPRHLLLWFKLVHPLTPSFRGGCVKQESNIHYT comes from the coding sequence ATGTGTTCTTACATGGCCAACTTTAGGAGAAGGTTTACATGTCTCAACCATCCTCAGTATCCACACGATGTTTGCCGACTCATAAAGGCACTTTACGGTCTTAAACAAGTACCTCGGGCCTGGTTTACAAGGTTCAGTTCATTCCTATCTTCCTACGGCTTCGTTCAAAGTCGAGCCGACAATTCCCTCTTTACTTTCAAATGTGGTACTCATATTATAGTGCTCTTactctatgttgatgacatagTCTTGACAGGCAGTGATCCTACACTTTTACAAGACTTTATACAGGCTCTGGGTTCTGTTTTTGACTTGAAGGACTTAGGtcatttacattattttttgggtattCAGGTACAAACCACCACTACCGATGTTCATCTCTCCCAAACAAAATATGCATATGATTCATTGAAGCGAGCAAACATGGTTGACTGTAAGCCATGTTCTACTCCTGTTGCTGCAAAGACTTCCCTATCGGCTAATGATGGTCCTTTGCTCTCCTCCCCCATTGAATTTCAAGCTCTAGTTGGTTGTCTTCAATACTTGACCTTAACCCAGCTGGATATATCATTTGCCGTCAACAATGTAGCCCAGTTTATGGCTTCTCCTCACCAGCCACACCTCCTGGCCATTAAACGCATTCTGCAGTATATTAAAGGCTCGATTACTCATGGGTTGTTGCTTCATTCCCAACCTGTCCACTCTCGTATTTTGACTTATTCGGATGTGGATTGGGCTGGTTGTGTCGATACTCATCGCTCAACAACGGGTTATTTAATTTACCATGGAAGTAATCTGCTGTCATGGTGCTCCAAGAAACAACCAATGGTCTCCAAGTCCAGTGCTAAGTCCAAATATAGAGCTTTATCTCGTGCGTGTGCTGAAACTATATGGCTTTCTTATATGTTTTCTGAGTTGGGTATTGCTACTCAGTTTCCCATTCATCTCTACTGCAACAACGTCAATACCACTTACATGGCAGCAAACCCCGTATTCCATGCTCGGACTCGCCACATTGAGTTAGATTACAACTTCATCCGTGAACGTGTAGCTTTGGGCAGTCACCAAGTTCGATTTCGGCCATCCGTCAACCAGCCTGCCGACTTACTCACCAAGGGCCTTCTCAAGCCACGTCATCTTCTTCTTTGGTTCAAACTTGTTCATCCTTTGACGCCAAGTTTCCGAGGGGGGTGTGTTAAACAAGAGTCCAACATACATTACACTTAG